The Microbacterium sp. KUDC0406 genome includes a window with the following:
- a CDS encoding helix-turn-helix domain-containing protein, with protein sequence MVDPTRGVLYPARLPEFHRLPAPAEVADLVVWFWIPEWDIQPGRSSRQEVVAYPALNLVVEPSGVSLVGATTRATHRDLAGRGWAVGALLRPAAVVALTGDPASLLDQEIALSDTALLDGVVAAMAGGDGRRERAVAVFSQWMLARAGKPTDAARLANAAADLLMATDVRSPEEAAARLSVSVRTLQRVVHRHVGLPPAAMIRRRRLQEAAERMRTDPSADLAAVAGGVRLRRSRAPQHRLPHRARVLAVLLPDGVPARGRRLTSRGTGTGTGVAGRAEATFHRRGGFSGSHSARVVPKI encoded by the coding sequence ATGGTCGATCCCACCCGCGGCGTGCTCTATCCGGCCCGGCTCCCCGAGTTCCACCGTCTTCCCGCGCCCGCGGAGGTCGCGGACCTCGTCGTGTGGTTCTGGATCCCGGAGTGGGACATCCAGCCCGGTCGTTCGTCTCGCCAGGAGGTCGTCGCGTACCCGGCTCTGAACCTGGTCGTCGAGCCGAGTGGTGTCTCGCTGGTCGGCGCGACGACGCGAGCGACCCATCGCGACCTCGCCGGCCGGGGCTGGGCGGTCGGCGCCCTGCTGCGGCCGGCCGCGGTCGTCGCGCTGACCGGAGACCCGGCATCCCTCCTCGATCAGGAGATCGCACTGAGCGATACCGCGCTCCTCGACGGCGTCGTCGCAGCCATGGCGGGCGGCGACGGGCGCCGGGAGCGCGCGGTCGCCGTCTTCTCGCAGTGGATGCTCGCAAGGGCCGGGAAGCCGACGGATGCCGCACGGCTGGCGAACGCCGCGGCGGATCTGCTCATGGCGACCGACGTGCGCTCGCCGGAGGAGGCGGCCGCGCGCCTGTCCGTCTCGGTGCGCACCCTGCAGCGAGTCGTGCACCGTCACGTGGGTCTGCCGCCGGCGGCGATGATCCGCCGCCGGCGCCTGCAGGAGGCCGCCGAACGGATGCGCACCGATCCCTCCGCGGATCTGGCCGCAGTCGCCGGCGGAGTTCGGCTACGCCGATCACGCGCACCTCAGCACCGACTTCCGCACCGTGCTCGGGTTCTCGCCGTCCTCCTACCGGACGGCGTCCCGGCCCGCGGACGGCGTCTGACGTCGCGCGGGACGGGCACCGGAACCGGAGTCGCCGGCCGGGCCGAGGCCACCTTTCACCGGCGTGGCGGGTTCAGCGGAAGCCACTCCGCCAGAGTTGTTCCGAAGATCTGA
- a CDS encoding VOC family protein, with product MNTDIRTGATGEHTTNGRPNTATSLTPFLAIPDARAAMEFYRDVFGARITDVTEFDGVVAHAGLDFGTGLLQLGEPSPDYNLVAPPGGEDDCYSMGLYVPDVDAVVERAVAAGSTVREPASDFVSGDRFASIRDPFGVRWSIMTRVEDISEEESARRVAEWAASYSAG from the coding sequence ATGAATACCGACATCAGAACCGGTGCGACCGGAGAGCACACCACCAACGGCCGCCCGAACACGGCGACGTCCCTCACCCCGTTCCTCGCGATCCCGGACGCGCGAGCCGCGATGGAGTTCTACCGCGACGTGTTCGGCGCCCGCATCACCGACGTGACCGAGTTCGACGGTGTCGTCGCGCACGCCGGGCTCGACTTCGGAACCGGACTGCTGCAGCTCGGCGAGCCCAGCCCGGACTACAACCTGGTCGCCCCGCCCGGCGGTGAGGACGACTGCTACTCGATGGGCCTGTACGTGCCCGATGTCGACGCGGTGGTCGAGCGGGCCGTCGCCGCCGGTTCGACGGTGCGCGAACCGGCATCCGACTTCGTGTCGGGCGACCGCTTCGCCAGCATCCGCGACCCGTTCGGGGTGCGCTGGTCGATCATGACCCGCGTCGAGGACATCAGCGAGGAGGAGAGCGCACGCCGCGTCGCCGAGTGGGCCGCGTCGTACAGCGCCGGGTGA
- a CDS encoding type II toxin-antitoxin system PemK/MazF family toxin produces the protein MTNLTPGDIVWMSPDGAVGREQRGRRPAVVVVASEFLTLVDSLALVVPVTSRDRGWPNHIPLRGLPGPSWAMTEQLRVISRERLHDIVGVAGDDEMQRIRYWLKRFLDL, from the coding sequence ATGACGAACCTGACACCCGGTGACATCGTGTGGATGTCTCCCGACGGCGCGGTCGGTCGCGAGCAGCGCGGCCGACGCCCCGCCGTCGTCGTCGTCGCCAGCGAGTTCCTGACACTCGTCGACTCCCTGGCCCTTGTCGTCCCGGTCACGTCACGCGACCGCGGCTGGCCGAATCACATCCCGTTGCGCGGCCTGCCCGGACCTTCCTGGGCGATGACGGAACAGCTCCGCGTCATCTCCCGCGAACGCCTTCACGACATAGTCGGAGTAGCCGGCGACGACGAGATGCAGCGCATCCGGTACTGGCTCAAGCGCTTTCTCGACCTGTGA
- a CDS encoding DUF2087 domain-containing protein: MLEVGEALSEPELNARLGARTDDVPLLRRPLVDHGILDRGAAGTSYRLSA, translated from the coding sequence GTGCTCGAGGTCGGTGAAGCGCTGTCGGAGCCCGAGCTGAACGCCCGCCTCGGCGCGCGCACTGACGACGTGCCGCTGCTGCGAAGGCCGCTCGTCGATCACGGCATCCTCGATCGCGGTGCCGCGGGAACGAGCTATCGGCTCTCGGCGTAG
- a CDS encoding DUF2087 domain-containing protein: MPALEIAVRPILAALANTETRAAFARVVLGQLPAEPAPREKRALSQLESAGLIAAGGDGWTADEEHLRALLLQGAVPQPKAGPERFLDQDGRIERMPPHGEGEEFLRLLAPRVVDDAEALSEPDLNARLAALTDDVPLLRRMLVDCGILVRDPAGTAYRRAVGAS; the protein is encoded by the coding sequence ATGCCCGCACTCGAAATCGCCGTCCGTCCGATCCTCGCGGCTCTCGCCAATACCGAGACGCGGGCGGCCTTCGCCCGCGTCGTGCTCGGTCAGTTGCCCGCCGAGCCGGCGCCCCGTGAGAAGCGCGCACTCTCACAGTTGGAGTCGGCCGGCCTGATCGCCGCAGGCGGTGACGGGTGGACAGCAGACGAGGAACACTTGCGCGCGCTGCTGCTGCAGGGCGCGGTGCCACAGCCGAAGGCCGGACCGGAGAGATTCCTCGACCAGGATGGCCGCATCGAGCGGATGCCCCCGCACGGGGAGGGCGAGGAGTTCCTGCGCCTTCTCGCCCCTCGCGTCGTCGACGACGCGGAGGCACTCTCCGAACCCGACCTGAATGCTCGCCTGGCCGCGCTCACCGACGACGTCCCACTGCTGCGCCGAATGCTCGTGGACTGCGGCATCCTCGTCCGCGATCCCGCCGGGACGGCGTACCGCCGGGCGGTGGGCGCCTCGTGA
- a CDS encoding GNAT family N-acetyltransferase codes for MPLILPSRDRFADWVDLIEEYGGPASTELAGSGFHGNREPRTPVLTETGYAEWLTMLEEEADETVPLLTGRVHSSWFWIVDDAGAWVGFLSLRRSLNDFLREYGGHIGYSIRPSRRREGHAARALHHALDEAAALGLDRVLITCDEDNVGSARTIERNGGAYEDTRGGKRRYWALTPPASD; via the coding sequence ATGCCGCTGATCCTGCCGTCCCGCGACCGCTTCGCCGACTGGGTGGACCTCATCGAGGAGTACGGTGGCCCGGCCTCGACCGAACTCGCCGGCTCCGGCTTCCACGGCAACCGCGAGCCGCGCACGCCGGTGCTCACCGAGACGGGCTACGCCGAATGGCTGACCATGCTCGAGGAGGAGGCCGACGAGACTGTGCCGCTCCTGACCGGGCGGGTGCACAGCTCGTGGTTCTGGATCGTCGACGACGCCGGCGCCTGGGTCGGGTTCCTCTCCCTGCGGCGCAGCCTGAACGACTTCCTGCGCGAGTACGGCGGGCACATCGGGTACTCGATCCGCCCGTCCCGCCGCCGCGAGGGGCATGCCGCCCGCGCGCTGCACCATGCGCTCGACGAGGCGGCCGCGCTCGGACTCGACCGCGTGCTGATCACCTGCGACGAGGACAACGTCGGCTCCGCCCGCACGATCGAGCGCAACGGCGGCGCGTACGAGGACACCCGCGGTGGCAAGCGCCGGTACTGGGCTCTCACGCCCCCTGCATCCGACTGA